Below is a window of Magnetococcales bacterium DNA.
AGGGTCTCCTGGAATCCGCACTGGCCAGGCCGGTCAACCGGTATGCCTACGGCAATCCACAACCGACATTGGCGGAACTGGCTGCCAGCTATGCGTTTGGCCTTACCCACAACCATCCGTTTATAGATGGCAACAAGCGGGTTGCCTACGTGGTCTGTCACCTGTTCCTGCGTTTGAACGGCAAGCGATTGGTTGCCGCAAACACAGAAAAATACCGAAAGTTTCTCTCCCTGGCCCAGGGCAGCATGGAGGAGGGGGCA
It encodes the following:
- a CDS encoding type II toxin-antitoxin system death-on-curing family toxin; its protein translation is MGTPIWVGKEVALAIHKRQLAEYGGGDGVRDEGLLESALARPVNRYAYGNPQPTLAELAASYAFGLTHNHPFIDGNKRVAYVVCHLFLRLNGKRLVAANTEKYRKFLSLAQGSMEEGALASWIHAHLQTL